The DNA region GAGAGGGCTCTCCGAGAGAAATCGTGCCTAGCTTGTATCTTGAGTCGACGAAGGCGTTCCAACATGGCGAGGCCAGAAGCCACTCCTGCGGGAGAGCTGTTCCATTTCGTGATGATCAAGCCGTCCCACTACGATGATGACGGCTATCCGATCCAGTGGGTCAGGTCGGCCATTCCATCGAACACGCTTGCTTGTCTCAACGGCCTCACCGAGGACGGGCGCCAGCGCGAAGTGCTCGGATCCAACGTCGATCTGCGTCTGCACACCTATGACGAAACCAATCGGCGGGTACGCCCGGACAAGATCATCCGCATGATCCGCAGGGAAGGTGGCAAGGCGCTCATCGGCCTCGTCGGAGTTCAGTCGAACCAGTTCCCGCGCGCTGTCGATCTCGCCAGGCCGTTCCTGGCTGCCCAGCTGCCCGTCGTGATTGGCGGCTTCCATGTTTCCGGCTGCCTCGCCATGCTACCTGAGATGCCGCAGGAGATACGCGACGCCCAGGCGCTTGGCGTCTCCATCTTCGCGGGCGAGGCAGAGGATGGTCGCCTTGGCGAGGTGCTGCGCGATGCCTATGCCGACAAATTGAAGCCACTCTACAATTATCTCAACGATGCCCCGGCGCTCGAAGGTGAGCCCGCGCCCATTTTGCCGCGCAAGCACGTGCTGCGCACCTCCGGTTCGCTCTCGAGCATCGATCTCGGACGCGGCTGCCCGTATCAATGCTCCTTCTGCACTATTATCAATGTGCAGGGACGCAAGAGCCGCTACCGCACGCCAGACGATGTCGAAAAGACGATCCGTGATAACCATGCGCAAGGCATCAAGCGCTTCTTCATCACCGACGACAATTTTGCCCGCAACCGCAATTGGGAGGTGCTGTTCGACCGGATCATTGAGATCCGCGAGCGCGAGGGCTGGAATCTTGGTTTCACCATTCAGGTCGACACGCTGTGCCATAAGATCCCGAACTTCATCGAGAAGGCGCAGAAGGCAGGGGTGCGCCGCGTATTCATTGGACTTGAGAATATCAATCCCGACAATTTGATCACCGCCAAGAAACGTCAAAACAAGATCACCGAATACCGCGAGATGCTGCAGAAATGGCGCGATCACGGGGCTATCACCTATGCGGGTTATATTCTGGGCTTCCCTGCCGATACCAAGGAATCCATCCTACGCGACATGGAGATCATCAAACGCGAGCTACCGCTCGACCTCGTTGAATTCTTCATGCTCACGCCACTACCCGGCTCCGAAGATCATAAGCTCCTCTTGCAGAAGGGCGTGTGGATGGATGGGGATCTCAACAAATACGATCTTGACCATCGCGTGTGCCACCACGGCAAAATGTCGGATAAAGAGTGGGAGGAGGCCTACCGCGCCGCCTGGGACGCATTTTACACGCCCGAGCATGTGCGCACCGTCCTCAAACGCAGTGCCGCAAGCAAGATCGGGCGGCCGAAGACGACGCTCTCGACCATCATGTGGTTTCGTCTCATGACACTCTACGAGGATGTGCATCCGCTCGAGGGCGGCGGGCTCCGCCTGAAGTTCCGGCGCGATCGCCGCCATGGCATGCCGATCGAAAGCCCTTTAGTCTTCTATCCGCGCTATTTCGGCGAAACGCTCGTCAAGGCTTGGCGCTATTGGCGCTATTACCGCCAATGCATGGGCACCCTCAAGGAGGTGCTCGCCGCCCCCGACCGCTATAGCTACACGGATCTTGCCATCGAGAAGCCCGATATGCAGGAATTCGAGCGCCTCGGCCTTTATCACGAGACGCGTGGGGGCGAGGAGGCAGTGCGGCGGAAGCGGCGCGACGACGCGAACCGGGCTCGCGATGCGCGGCCCGCGGCTGTCATGGCCGGGCAGTAGGCGGTCTTTCAGTGCTGGACGGATGCCGCGCGGCGACCAAAAAAGAGGCGCTTCCATGATATGCGTCTTGTTCGCGTCGCGACCGCCGGCGGTATGGGAACCGACCTTCCGGCTGGAACGCGTAGGTCGCGCTTTCGTTCTCGCCGGCTGAACCGATGCCGGCGCCGACAACACCAATCTTCAAAAAATTCTGATCGACCTGAGGGACTGCTTTGGGTCGAGACCAGCCATTCATCAGCGGCCAGCAAGTCCCTGACCTTGTCCGTTAGCTACCCTGGCGAATGGGCCGCCGCCCTCCGCCTCGCGCGACGGCACTGCGCCACTAATGGCACCCGCCGGCAATCGCCTTCTGCGCGTATTGCGTGTCGATATGGGCGACGATCACCTCCATGCTCGGCGGATTTTCCAGGCGGCCTTGCGCCTTGAGCCAGGCGCCGGTGTTCAGATAGGCCTTGGCGACCTCGCTCTCGGCCACATGTCCGGGCGCGCCGAGGCCGCGCTCGGTCAGCTCGTCCTCGGGCTTCCAGATCGGCCAGGCCGTGCCGACCTTGACGGCCTGGTCGGGGTCGGCCCCGACGAAGGCCGCGGCCTTGCGGAAGACCTCGTCCTTCTGCGGGCCGGTCATGAGCTTGTAGGCGCCGTATTGGGCGCAGACATAACCCTGCACCACATCGGGATGCTGCGTGGCGAACTCGGCATCGACGCTGACCACGTCGAGCGCCGGATAGCCGAGCGCGCCGATCTCGCGGGTCGAAGCGATGAGCTTACCGCCGGAGCCGACCATCTCGCTCATGCCTGGCTCGGAATTCAGGCCGCCGGCGATCGCCTTGGTCTTGAAGGCCGCCACCATCGCCTGCCGCTCGAGGCCGACGAGCTTGACCTTGTCGGCAAGCCCCTTGGAGACGAGCCAGCCATTGAAGGCGAAATCTTCCGACGAGCCCTGCAAGGTGCCGAAGGTCTTGCCCGCCATTTCGGCGGGTCCTGCGAGCGAAGCGTCGATGACGATGCCGGCGCTGTCGTAGAATTGCGCCCAGACCACTTTGAGGTTGACGCCGTTGGCGATGGCGGTCGTCACCGGCGGGTTGCCGACGCCGTTGACGATGTTGTAGGCGCCGCCCTTCATCCCGGCGAGAGCAGCCGGCCCGCTCGAGATCGGCAGCCACTTCACCTCGCCCGGTATCATCTTCAGGAGGTCGGGCTGCGTGGCGATGACCGCCTCCTGCAAAGGCGCGCCATGCGCCCAGGTCGAGATATTGATGGTCTCGGCGCGCGCCCCGCTTCCGAGAAGCACGATGCTGGCAGCGAGCGACAGGAGATGGACTGAGAGGAGATGAGAAGAGCCGCGCATGTGGTTGCCTCCGCTTTGTGAGAGATACCGGCTGTTCGAGAATCCGGGCTCAAGGCCGCATGGTCGGATCGAGATGGCGTTGCAGGCGCCGCAAGCCGGCATCGATGCCGAGGCCGAGGACCGCGATCACCAGGATGCCGGCGAAGATCAGGCCGGTGTTGAGGAACTGCCCGGCCTGCAGGATCACGAAGCCGAGGCCGGAAGTGGCGGCGATCATCTCGACCGCGACGATGCTGGTCCAGGAGAGGCCGACCGAAAGGCGCATGCCGGTGATGATCTGGGGCACGGCGGCGCGGATGCGCACATGCAGCATGGTGTACCATTCGGAGGCGCCGAGGCAGCGGGCCGCGTTCAGCATCTCGTCGGGCACTCCGGCAAGGCCGGCGGCCGTCGAGATCGCCATCACCGGCACGACGCCCGCGGCGATCAGGATGATCTTCGGCGCCTCGCCGATGCCGAACCACACGATCAGCACCGGCACGAAGGCGAGCGGCGGCAATGGCCTCGTGATCTCGATGAAGGGGTCGACCATGGCGCGAAAGCCGCGAAAGCCCGCCATCAGCGCGCCGATGCCGATGCCGACCACCGAGCCGATCACGAAGCCGCCGAGCACCCGGCCGAGGCTGACGAGCGCATGGCCGATCAGCGTCTCGCCATTCGCCGGATAGGGCGCCTGCAGATAGCGCATCAGGACGGCAGCCGTCGTCACCGGGGTCGGCAGCAGCACCTTGTCGTCGATGACGAGCGCCGCGACCTGCCAGACGATGACGCCGAGCACAACGCTCGCGATCGATATCGCCCAATTGCGGTTCGCCAAAGATCTCGACGGCAGGGTCCGTGGCGCGGCGGGCGCAAGCGCCGGCGAGGGTGCAGGTATCGTCATGCGTCGGCCAATCTTTCCCGCAGGCGGCGACGCAAGGCCACGAATCGGGGAGTGTCGCGCAGCGCCTCGTCGCGCGGGCGCTCGAGCCCGATCTCCTCGACGGCGACGATGCGGCCCGGCCGCGCCGACATCACGCAGACGCGGTCGGATAGGAGCGCTGCCTCCTCGACGTCATGAGTGACGAACAGCACCGTCATGCGCTCGCGCTGCCACAGCTCCAGCAGGAAGTTCTGCATCGATTCACGCGTGATGGCGTCGAGCGCCGCGAAGGGCTCGTCCATGAGCAGGATGCGCGGCCGGTTGATCAGGGCTCGTGCCAGCGCGGCGCGATGGCGCATGCCGCCCGAAAGCTGGTGCGGGTAATGGTCGCGGAAATCGGCGAGGCCGACCATCGCCAAGAGAGCGTCGGCGCGGGCGCCGGCATCGCCTCGCATCTCACCCGAGGCGCGCGGACCGAAGAGCACATTGTCCCTGGAACTTAGCCAGGGAAACAGGGTCGGCGACTGGAACAGGACGCCGCGATCGGCGCTCGGCCCCTCGACCACCCTGCCATGCGCAGTGACCTCGCCGGCATCCTGCTTGACGAAGCCCGCCACGATATGCAGCAGGGTCGACTTGCCGCAGCCCGAAGGCCCGAGCAGCGACACGAACTCCCCCGCGCCGATCTTGAGATCGATGGTGCGCAGCGCCTGCGTCGACTGCCCGCCCCGCCGGAACACTTTTGAAATCCCGACGATATCGAGCGCGAGACCCGTCGGCCCGCTCGACGCGGCCTTCGTTCCTGCTGGCGTTTCCGAAGCAATGCTCAATGTCGTTGACCCGACTGTCTTGTGACCCGATAGGCTTGTGATCCGGTAGGCTTGGCAAGTTGCGTTATGTGTTATAACAGCGACCAAGGTCCCGTCAACCGAGGCGCAGACACGGACCGCCCGCGCAAGGTTCTTTGGATCAGGAAGGTTCTTGTTTTGAGGATCGACAAACAGCCGACCGATCGGCAGCCGGCCGAGATGCGGCAAAATGAGATGCGATTTGGCACGGCGGGCCCGTCGTCGCGCGGCGCCGGTGCCAGAGGCTTGAAGCTCGGCCGGGTCAGCCGCGTCCAGCCGCTGGGCGAGCAAGCAGCCGACAGCCTCAGGACGGCGCTGCGCCGAGGCGCGTTGCTGCCGGGCCAGAGGCTGACGACACGCGATGTGGCGGCGACCCTCGATATCAGCCTGACGCCGGCGCGCGAGGCGCTCAACCGCCTGACGGCCGAGCGCGTGCTCGAGCTCACGCCCGACCGGGTGGCGATGGTCCCGGTGCTGACGCAGGCTCGCTACACCGAGCTCTGTGCCATCCGCCTCAGCCTCGAAGGCATGGCGGCGCATGCGGCCTGCCGGCGGTTGACGGCCGAGGATGTGGCCCATCTGGAAAAGCTCTATGCGGTGCATGAGACGGCTTATGCGGCGCGGGACGCCAAGACCTCGCTGCGCCACAACGAGGATTTCCATTTCACCATCTATGCGGGGGCCGGCATGCCGGCGCTTCTGCAAATTGTCGAGACGCTGTGGCTGCAGGTCGGCCCGTCGATGAATTTCCTGTTCACCGCCTCCTATGACGAGAGCTGGACGGGCGGGCGCAACCACCGCGCCATGCTGGACGCCATTCGCGCGGGCGACGCGGCGGCGTTGTCGCGCGCCGTGCGCCGCGACCTTCTCGATGGGCGCAAGCGCCTGACCGCCGTTTTGCCGGAATGAAAGAGGTTTCGCAGATGCGAGAAAAGATCCGTTTCGAGGATGCGGGCCGGCCCCGCCAGGCGGTCATGGACGAGCTCAAGCGGCAGCATGAGGGCGACGTCGACTGGCGCGGCGGCCGGGCGCCGCTCTACGTCTTCAGCGCCACGCAAGAGGTGCAGGCGCTAGGCCAGGCGGCGTTCAACGAATTCTTCTCCGAGAATGCGCTTGGCGCGCGCCGCGCCTTTCCGAGCCTGATGCGCATGGAGGGCGAGGTGATCGCCATGGGGCTCGATTTGTTCCATGGCGCGGATGCCGGCGCGGGCAATATGACGTCGGGCGGCACGGAAAGCATCGTGATGGCCATCAAGGCGGCCCGCGATTTTCATCGCAAGCGCCGCGGCGAGCCGTTACTGCGCGGCAATATCGTGCTGCCGCTCTCGGCCCATCCGGCCTTCGACAAGGGCGCGGCCTTGATGGACATCGAGGTCCGCCGCGTGCCGCTCACCGACGACCTCGTCGCCGATCCGGCGCTGATGGAACAGGCCTGCGATGCCGACACGCTGATGCTGGTCGGCTCCGTGCCCTGCTTCTCCTACGGCACCATCGACCCGATCGCCGAGCTTGCAGCGCTCGCGAGCCGCAAGGGGATCTGGCTGCATGTCGATGCCTGCGTCGGCGGCTGGATGGCGCCCTTCGCGCGCGATATCGGGCGCAAGATCCCGGCATTCGATTTCGGTGTCGCGGGCGTCATGTCGCTCTCGGCCGACCTGCACAAATTCGGCTTCTGCCCAAAGCCCGCTTCGACCATCTTCTATCGCGAAGCGACCTTGCAGGCCTGCCAGGAATTCGTCTTCGATAGCTGGCCGAGCGGCCGTTTCGCCACGCAGACGCTGGTCGGCACGCGCCCGGGCGGTGCGGTCGCCGCGGCCTGGGCCGTGCTGCGTCATCTCGGCCGCGACGGCTATCGCCAGATCGCCGCCGAGCTGATGGCGATGCGCGATGCCTATCTCGAGGCGCTCCTGCAGATCCCCGGCATGCAGATCAGGGGCAAGCCGGCGCTCGCCAACATCGCCTTCGGCTGCGACGACGTCGATATGGGCAAGGTCGCGACCCTGATGGGTCAGCGCGGCTGGCTGCCCGGAATGGTGCGCACCCCACCCAGCCTGCACCTGATGCTGTCGCTGCATCACGCGCAGGCGCGCGAGGCCTATGTCACGGATGTCGCAGCCTGCATCGAGACGGCGCGCGGCGGGGAGAACGTCACCGCGACGAGCGCGAGCTATGCGTGAGGCCGATGGGCGGCGCCGGCGCCCGCCTCTCCCCTTGTGGGAGAGGTCGGAGCCTGAGCGAAGCGAAGGCTCCGGGTGAGGGGGGCAGCTGCTGCCGTCGAGCCGGGCCAGGGCGTCCATCCCGGCGCGAAGCTTGCCTCTATTGCCTATTGGTCGGTCCGCCCGGGGTCGGCGCTGCCCCCCTCACCCGCTCCTCGCCTGGCGGCTCGGATCGACCTCTCCCACAAGGGGAGAGGTTGGCGCGCCCGGCGCCCGGCGCGCGCAACCCGGTCTCAGCCCGGCACATACACCTCCGCGCCTTCGAGCGCGTAGCGGAAATCGCGGAAAGCCCCGATCCTGCCATCGGCCCATTCCAAAAGAACGAAGTAGATCGGCGCGCCGGCCGGATCGCCGGGATCGCGCACCAGCAGAGCCGGGCGCCTGTCGACGAAGCCCGCGACGAGATGCCAATCCGGAATGCGCGAATAATTGTTGAAGTAATTGCCCACTTGCTTGGCGTCGTGCAGTCGAAGCCGGTTGACGAGCTCGAACCGCTCTTCAAGCTCATCGAGATGGTCTCACCGAACGGCCTGTTGTCCCGGCAGCCAGGGCAGCTTAACGTTCAACCCACCAGAGCCGCGGCGCCGAAATTCAACATCAAACGGAACGTCCCCAACATGCCGTCTGAGTTGCTTCCGACATTCAAATATCATCTGGACCCACTGGCAACGGGATCAATTGTCAGTTCCTCCAACGAGTGCGTCGTGTGCGGAAGGGAGCGCGGCTATATCTATTGCGGCCCGGTTTATGCCGAAGAGGATTACGATAGCTGCATTTGCCCGTGGTGCATTGCGGATGGCAGTGCACATGACAAACTGGGTGTGACATTTCACGACGATGCCAGCGTTCCCGGTGGAAGTTTCCCGGATGTGTCGGATGTGAGCCCGGAGATTGTGAGCGAAGTTTGCCAGCGAACGCCCGGATTTGGTGGCTGGCAGCAGGAGCAATGGTTCACCTGTTGTGACGATGCCGGCGTATTCCTGGGGCAGGCCGGCCGAAAGGAACTGGAGTCCAAATGGCCTGAGGCAATTCCGAAATTGCGGGAATCGACGGGATTGAAGGGAGATGCCTGGCAGGAGCTCCTCAAGGCGCTTGATCGGGATCACGGCCCCACAGCCTATGTTTTTCGATGCCGCCACTGCCAGGCTTTTGGGGCATATCAGGACACGAACTAAGTAGACTGGCGGCGCTCGCCAACATCGCCTTCGGCTGCGACGATGTCGATATGGGCAAGGTCGCGACCCTGATGGGTCAGCGCGGCTGGCTGCCCGGCATGGTGCGCACCCCGCCGAGCCTGCACCTGATGCTGTCGCTGCATCATGCGCAGGCGCGCGAGGCCTATGTGACGGATGTCGCGGCCTGCGTCGAGGCAGCGCGCGGCGGAGAGAACGTCACCGCGACGAGCGCGAGCTATGCTTGAGGCGGATGGGCTGCGCCGGCGCCCACCTCTCCCCTTGCGGGAGAGGTCGGAGCCTGAGCGAAGCGAAGGCTCCGGGTGAGGGGGGCAGCTGCTGCCGTCGAGAGCCGGGCCAGGGCGTCCATCCCGGCGCGAAGCTTGCCTCTATTGCCTATTGGTCGGTCCGCCCGGGGTCGGCGCTGCCCCCCTCACCCGCTCCTCGCCTGGCGGCTCGGATCGACCTCTCCCACAAGGGGAGAGGTGGACGCGCCCGGCGCACGGCGCGCGCAACCCGGCCTCACCCCGGCACATACACCTCCGCGCCCTCGATCGCGTAGCGCGCATAGCGGAAATCGCGGATAGTCCCGATCCTGTCATCGGCCCATTCCAGGAGAACGAAATAGCTCGGCGCGCCGGCCGGATCGCTGGGGTCGAGCACCAGCAGAGCCGGGCGCCTGTCGACGAAGCCCCCGACGAGATGCCAATCCGGAATGCGCGAATAATTGTTGAAGTAATTGCCCACTTGCTTGGCGTCGTGCAGTCGAAGCCGGTTGACGAGCTCGAACCGCTCTTCAAGCTCATCGAGATGGTCTCACCGAACGGCCTGTTGTCCCGGCAGCCAGGGCAGCTTAACGTTCAACCCACCAGAGCCGCGGCGCCGAAATTCAACATCAAACGGAACGTCCCCAACATGCCGTCTGAGTTGCTTCCGACATTCAAATATCATCTGGACCCACTGGCAACGGGATCAATTGTCAGTTCCTCCAACGAGTGCGTCGTGTGCGGAAGGGAGCGCGGCTATATCTATTGCGGCCCGGTTTATGCCGAAGAGGATTACGATAGCTGCATTTGCCCGTGGTGCATTGCGGATGGCAGTGCACATGACAAACTGGGTGTGACATTTCACGACGATGCCAGCGTTCCCGGTGGAAGTTTCCCGGATGTGTCGGATGTGAGCCCGGAGATTGTGAGCGAAGTTTGCCAGCGAACGCCCGGATTTGGTGGCTGGCAGCAGGAGCAATGGTTCACCTGTTGTGACGATGCCGGCGTATTCCTGGGGCAGGCCGGCCGAAAGGAACTGGAGTCCAAATGGCCTGAGGCAATTCCGAAATTGCGGGAATCGACGGGATTGAAGGGAGATGCCTGGCAGGAGCTCCTCAAGGCGCTTGATCGGGATCACGGCCCCACAGCCTATGTTTTTCGATGCCGCCACTGCCAGGCTTTTGGGGCATATCAGGACACGAACTAAGTAGACTGGCGGCGCTCGCCAACATCGCCTTCGGCTGCGACGATGTCGATATGGGCAAGGTCGCGACCCTGATGGGTCAGCGCGGCTGGCTGCCCGGCATGGTGCGCACCCCGCCGAGCCTGCACCTGATGCTGTCGCTGCATCATGCGCAGGCGCGCGAGGCCTATGTGACGGATGTCGCGGCCTGCGTCGAGGCAGCGCGCGGCGGAGAGAACGTCACCGCGACGAGCGCGAGCTATGCTTGAGGCGGATGGGCTGCGCCGGCGCCCACCTCTCCCCTTGCGGGAGAGGTCGGAGCCTGAGCGAAGCGAAGGCTCCGGGTGAGGGGGGCAGCTGCTGCCGTCGAGAGCCGGGCCAGGGCGTCCATCCCGGCGCGAAGCTTGCCTCTATTGCCTATTGGTCGGTCCGCCCGGGGTCGGCGCTGCCCCCCTCACCCGCTCCTCGCCTGGCGGCTCGGATCGACCTCTCCCACAAGGGGAGAGGTGGACGCGCCCGGCGCACGGCGCGCGCAACCCGGCCTCACCCCGGCACATACACCTCCGCGCCCTCGATCGCGTAGCGCGCATAGCGGAAATCGCGGATAGTCCCGATCCTGTCATCGGCCCATTCCAGGAGAACGAAATAGCTCGGCGCGCCGGCCGGATCGCTGGGGTCGAGCACCAGCAGAGCCGGGCGCCTGTCGACGAAGCCCCCGACGAGATGCCAATCCGGAATGCGCGAATAATTGTGGAAGTAGTTGCCCACTGCCTTGGCGCCCTGGAGTCGAAGCCGGTTGACGAGCTCGAGGCGAACTTCGTCGGCGAGCATGTCGCGGATCGTGTCGAAGTCGCGTGCGTTGAAGCGGTCGACATAGGCCGACAGCAGCGAGCGCTCGGGTTCGGCCAATGCGGGAACGGGAAGATCATCGGGCTCGTTTGCGAGCTCGCGCAGGCGTTCGCGCCCACGATGCAAGGCGGCCTTGACGGTCGGGAGGCTGCTCTCGGTGACCGAGCCGATCTCCTGCAGCGAATAGCCGAGCACGTCCATGAGGATGACGCTCGAGCGTTGCGTGACCGGGAGCCGCATGAAGGCGCGCAAGCTCGTGGCCGCGACCTGGCGATCCTCCGTTGCCCTTGAAGGGTCGACGATCATGTCGGGATCCTCATCGGAGTAGATGGCCTCCTGCCGGGCCCGGCGCCGCAGGAAATCCAGTGCCGCATTATGCGCGATGCGAAACAGCCAACCTTCCGGATTGGCGAGCGGTCCCGCCTTGGCGAAGGCCTCGATCGCCTTCACCAGCGCCTCCTGGACCACATCCTCGCCATCGACCACCGAACCGGTCATGCGGGCGCAGTAGCGATGCAGCTTCGGCCGCAACTCGCCCAGAAGCCGGTCGAGACCGTTGCGAGCTTCCTGGTTATGCGCTCCTTGGAGGCCGGTCGCGGTTCCGCTCATGAGCCCTCATCAGCCATGGCGGCGATCCGGTCGCCGGATGCGAGGCGGCCGCCAGCACGCCGAGCATCAGCTAATTTATGCAATCGACACGTCATTCGCCAAATATCTCACTCACCAAGCATCCGATAATTGCCGATGACGGTCGCGTCATTCGCCAGCGGCTGCTCGAGGCAACGCTCCTTGATGCCGCTGCGGAAGGATCGAAAGGCTTCGAGCTCTGGAAGCCGGCCCGCGCCCTCCTCGCTCTCGAACACGATATGCACGAAGCTGCCATCGCCGAGCTTCAAGGCCAGATAGCGGACGTCTTGCGGCGAGGTGGCCCGCAATTCCTCGAACACCTTCTCGATCAGGCGCTCATTCTCCTGCACCCTCTCGGGCTTCGTCTTATAGCGTATCAGGGCCTGTTTCATCAGCATTCTCCCAGGATCGCGCCGCCGCCATCGGCGCGGCGCAAGTGAAATCCGCCGGCCGCCGGCACGAGAGCCCCTGCCCTCCCGCCAACCGCCTTCCTGATGAAGACGTTCGAGGCTGCCAAAAGGATTCGGAAAATATTCGCCTCGCCGCGAATCTTTTCGCTCCCACCATTCGTCTCACCGTCGAGAGGTCGCAATCGGCGACCCGCATGAGCGTCACCCCGGACGGAGATCGCATGATGCACAACAACCCGATCGTTTCCCGAGACGAATGGCTCACGGCTCGCAGGGAGCTCTTGTACAAGGAAAAGAAGCTCACGCGGCAGCGGGACCGATTGAACGCCGAGCGTCGCGCCCTCCCCTGGGTGAAGGTCGAAAAGCCCTATGTGTTCGACGGTCCGAACGGGCCTGTGGCGCTCGCCGATCTCTTCGACGGCCGCAGCCAGCTGATCATCTATCACTTCATGTTCGGGCCCGGATGGCAGCAAGGCTGCCCGAGCTGCTCCCTCATCGCCGACCAGTTCGACAGTGCCCTCGTGCATCTCGAACACCGCGATGTGACGCTGGTTGCCGTGTCGCGTGCGACCTTGCCTGAGATCGAAGCCTTCAGGAAGCGCATGGGCTGGCGCTTCACATGGGTCTCGTCCCACGACAACGGTTTCAACGCCGATTATCGCGTGTCCTTCACCAAGGACGAAATGACGAAGGGCGAGTTCGACTACAATTACGGCCTGAACGCGTTCCCGCGCGAAGAAGCTCCGGGCGCCAGCGTCTTCTACAAGGATGCGGCCGGCGAGGTCTTCCACACCTATTCCTGCTATGCGCGCGGCGCCGAACCGTTGATCGGCACCTACGCCTATCTCGACCTCACGCCGAAGGGCCGCGACGAAGCGCAATTGCCGTTCCCTATGGCCTGGATCCGCCACCATGATCGCTACGTCGACAACCCTGTCGCCAAGGGCAAGGCGTCGGCACGCGATACGGCTGCGGCGTAGGAGGCGAAACATCATGAATGCATCGAACGAGATCACGACGAAGCGCTGGGTGCTGGCCCTCACTTCGGCTGCGTCCTTCATCGTCATCCTCGACGCCATGGTCGTCACGACCGCCTTGAGCGCCATCCGGATCGATCTCGGCGCTTCGATCGAGGTGCTGGAGTGGACGGTGAATGCCTATAATCTGAGCTTCGCGGTGCTGCTCCTGACCGGCGCAGCACTCGGCGACCGCTTCGGGCGAAAGCGCATGTTCACGCTCGGCCTCGCCATCTTCGTCGCGGCCTCGGCCGGCTGCGCGCTCGCCGGGAATGCCTATTGGCTGGTCGCGGCGCGGGCCGCCCAGGGCGCCGGCGCGGCGCTGGTGATGCCGCTCGCCATGGCGCTCCTGAGCGCAGCCTACCCTCCCCAGGAGCGAGGCAAGGCGCTCGGAATCTATAGCGGCCTCATCGGACTTGCCCTCATTGTGGGCCCGGTGCTCGGCGGCGCGGTCGTCGAGGGCTTGACCTGGCAGTGGATCTTCTGGATCAACCTGCCGCTCGGCTTCATCGTCATTGCGCTCATTCGCATGCGCATCGAGGAGAGCTTCGGGCCGGGCACCAGCATCGACTTTGCGGGCGTGGCGCTGGTGACCGGCGCGGCGCTCGGGATCGTCTGGGGGCTGATGCGCGGCAACCGCGCGGGCTGGACCAGCCCCGAGGTGCTCATCGCGATGGCCGCAGGCGCGCTCCTCGCCATCGCCTTCATCCGCTTCGAGCTCGGTTCCGCCGAGCCGATGGTGCCGATGCGCTTCTTCCGCTCCCGCAGCTTCTCCTCGGCGATCGGCGCGAGCTTCCTCTTCTACGCCGCGATGTACGGCGTCGTGTTCTTCCTGCCGCTATTCCTGCAGGTCGCGCAGGGCAATGGGCCGCTCGGCGCCGGCTTGCGGCTGCTGCCCTGGACCGCGACGCTGTTCGTGGTGGCGCCGCTCGCCGGCGGCCTCGTCAACCGGATCGGCGAACGACCGCTCGTCGTCTGCGGGCTCACCTTGCAAGCCGTCGGAATGGCATGGATCGGGCTGATCGCTACGCCCGATCTCGCCTATGGGAAGCTCATCATTCCGTTGATCCTGGCGGGCTCCGGCGTCTCGATGGCGATGCCCGCCGCCCAGAACGCCGCCATGAGCGCGGTCGCCAAAGCCGAAATCGGCAAGGCCTCCGGCATCTTCAACATGTTCCGCTTCCTCGGCGGCGTGTCCGGGATCGCGATCCTGGTCGCAGTGTTCGCCGAGACCGGCAGCTTCGGCTCTCCCCAGGCGTTCAGCGCCGGGTTCGTGCCGGGGATCGGC from Rhizobiales bacterium GAS188 includes:
- a CDS encoding Glutamate or tyrosine decarboxylase — protein: MREKIRFEDAGRPRQAVMDELKRQHEGDVDWRGGRAPLYVFSATQEVQALGQAAFNEFFSENALGARRAFPSLMRMEGEVIAMGLDLFHGADAGAGNMTSGGTESIVMAIKAARDFHRKRRGEPLLRGNIVLPLSAHPAFDKGAALMDIEVRRVPLTDDLVADPALMEQACDADTLMLVGSVPCFSYGTIDPIAELAALASRKGIWLHVDACVGGWMAPFARDIGRKIPAFDFGVAGVMSLSADLHKFGFCPKPASTIFYREATLQACQEFVFDSWPSGRFATQTLVGTRPGGAVAAAWAVLRHLGRDGYRQIAAELMAMRDAYLEALLQIPGMQIRGKPALANIAFGCDDVDMGKVATLMGQRGWLPGMVRTPPSLHLMLSLHHAQAREAYVTDVAACIETARGGENVTATSASYA
- a CDS encoding RNA polymerase, sigma subunit, ECF family — its product is MSGTATGLQGAHNQEARNGLDRLLGELRPKLHRYCARMTGSVVDGEDVVQEALVKAIEAFAKAGPLANPEGWLFRIAHNAALDFLRRRARQEAIYSDEDPDMIVDPSRATEDRQVAATSLRAFMRLPVTQRSSVILMDVLGYSLQEIGSVTESSLPTVKAALHRGRERLRELANEPDDLPVPALAEPERSLLSAYVDRFNARDFDTIRDMLADEVRLELVNRLRLQGAKAVGNYFHNYSRIPDWHLVGGFVDRRPALLVLDPSDPAGAPSYFVLLEWADDRIGTIRDFRYARYAIEGAEVYVPG
- a CDS encoding Predicted dithiol-disulfide oxidoreductase, DUF899 family; amino-acid sequence: MMHNNPIVSRDEWLTARRELLYKEKKLTRQRDRLNAERRALPWVKVEKPYVFDGPNGPVALADLFDGRSQLIIYHFMFGPGWQQGCPSCSLIADQFDSALVHLEHRDVTLVAVSRATLPEIEAFRKRMGWRFTWVSSHDNGFNADYRVSFTKDEMTKGEFDYNYGLNAFPREEAPGASVFYKDAAGEVFHTYSCYARGAEPLIGTYAYLDLTPKGRDEAQLPFPMAWIRHHDRYVDNPVAKGKASARDTAAA
- a CDS encoding drug resistance transporter, EmrB/QacA subfamily; protein product: MNASNEITTKRWVLALTSAASFIVILDAMVVTTALSAIRIDLGASIEVLEWTVNAYNLSFAVLLLTGAALGDRFGRKRMFTLGLAIFVAASAGCALAGNAYWLVAARAAQGAGAALVMPLAMALLSAAYPPQERGKALGIYSGLIGLALIVGPVLGGAVVEGLTWQWIFWINLPLGFIVIALIRMRIEESFGPGTSIDFAGVALVTGAALGIVWGLMRGNRAGWTSPEVLIAMAAGALLAIAFIRFELGSAEPMVPMRFFRSRSFSSAIGASFLFYAAMYGVVFFLPLFLQVAQGNGPLGAGLRLLPWTATLFVVAPLAGGLVNRIGERPLVVCGLTLQAVGMAWIGLIATPDLAYGKLIIPLILAGSGVSMAMPAAQNAAMSAVAKAEIGKASGIFNMFRFLGGVSGIAILVAVFAETGSFGSPQAFSAGFVPGIGVSAVLSLAAAIAGMGLPGRSKLQLMPAKA